The Natrinema pellirubrum DSM 15624 region GGCTACTGGGTGGTCCGCGGGTCGGCCGGCGGTTACCGCTCGAGCAGCGAGCCCGAGGAGCCGACGACGATGTCGACATCGCCGGTGGCGACGGCACGGAGGTTTTCGCCGACCGGCGTCGTGTTCTGGACCCACTCGCCGTCCTCGAGTTCGAACACCGCGCCGCCGCTGCCGACGGTGTAGCCCGTGCCGGCCTCGGTTTCGATGTCGAAGAGGGCGGCGTCGCCGAGGCTCTCGGGGATCCAGCGGCTGCCGGTGTAGTCGAAGACGGACGCGTTACCGCCGCTGACGTAGACGTCGTCTTCGGCGTCGCTGTCGAGTCCGTAGTAGGTGACGCCGGCGTCCTCGATGCCGATCGGGTTCCAGGTGACGCCGTCGTCGGTGGCGAAGACCTTCCCGTTGGTGTCGATGACGTGGCCCGCGCCGTCGGCGTAGCACTCGATCGCGTTCAGCCCGGAGCCGCTGCCCGGCACCTCGTAGTTCCAGGTGCCCTCCTTACCGTTGTCGAAGCTGTAGTGGATCGAGCCGGAGTCGTCGGCCACGTAGACGTCAGCCTCACCGGCGGGACCGGTGACGGAGACGTCGTTGAAGTTCGCCGTGTAATCGTTGGGCGCCGAGCGGTCGACCAGGTTCCCGGTCGTTACGTCGTACTCGCCGATCGCACCACTCGAGCCGACGATCCAGAGCCGCTCGCCGTCGTCGGTGGTGTCGACCCCGTAGAGGTCGTTCCCGTTGCCGGTCGGGCCGCCCTGCAGGACGACCTCCCAGCCGGTGGCGGTGCGTTCGATCACCAGTCCGCCGCCCGCGACCGCGTGCGGG contains the following coding sequences:
- a CDS encoding beta propeller repeat protein, whose product is MTRLTRRSTLKVAGASLAAATVPATAAAAESDDGWTVVETPVDSTLHDVAYTATNPHAVAGGGLVIERTATGWEVVLQGGPTGNGNDLYGVDTTDDGERLWIVGSSGAIGEYDVTTGNLVDRSAPNDYTANFNDVSVTGPAGEADVYVADDSGSIHYSFDNGKEGTWNYEVPGSGSGLNAIECYADGAGHVIDTNGKVFATDDGVTWNPIGIEDAGVTYYGLDSDAEDDVYVSGGNASVFDYTGSRWIPESLGDAALFDIETEAGTGYTVGSGGAVFELEDGEWVQNTTPVGENLRAVATGDVDIVVGSSGSLLER